DNA sequence from the Streptomyces cinnabarinus genome:
CGTCCTTCACCCGCTACCTGGCCCACACCAACGCCCCGAACCCCGAATTCCGTCTGTCCGACCTGAAGTTCACCGACGAGTCGTTCTGGAAGACGGTTCAGTCCTCCAGCTACCTGGCCGCCATGGACCCCGACCTCGGCGCGTACGCGAGGAGCGGCGGCAAGCTGCTTCTGTGGCACGGCTGGAACGACCAGCACATCTCACCGCAGGGGACGCTCGCCTACTACGACGCCCTCCGTGAGACGATGGGCGCGAGGGCGGCCGACCGCTTCGCCAAGTTCTACATGTTCCCGGGCGTGGCCCATTGCGGCGGCGGTGCCGGACCGAACACCTTCGACATCCTCACCCCCGTGATGGCCTGGGCGGAGAGCGCCACCGTGCCCGGCCGGATCGTCGCGTCCAACGTCTCCAACGGCACCGTGACGCGCACCCGCCCCGTCTATCCGTACCCGCAGGTCGCCCGCTACGACGGCACAGGCAGCGTCGACGACGCCTCGAACTTCGTACCGCGAACCCCATCCACCCGGCCGGACGCCGACGCTTACAACTGGCTCGGCAAGCGCCTGTACTCCCAGGGCTACCAGACCTGGTGCAGGGCCGTGGACGGCAAGCTCGTTTGCCGTCCTGCGCGGACCTGGCTGACGGAGCGTCAGACCTCTGGAACGGCTGGTCGTACCGTCATGGGCATGATAATTTCTGGGCGCAGATCAGAGTAATACGCCTCCGTAAGGCCATGACTTGGTGCTGCGCAGATGCTGAGTCGCCTGGGGGTTGAATGTCGAGCACGCGTCCCACTGTCGGTGTGCCGCGATTCGGTTCGAGTGCGGCGCTCCTTGCGGCCATAGCCCTACTGGCCGGCTGTGCGTCTGGCGCGGACACCGGTTCCGGTGGCGACGGGGACGCCGTCCCGAGCGGCCGCGCCGCCCAGCAGGCGCCTCGTCTGACCAATGCCAACAGTCGTGACATGCCGCTCGACAAGTATCTGCTGAATCCCGCCCAGCAGGAATCGGTCTTCCTGGCGTACTCGACCGGCATTGCGCACTGCATGCGCAAGTACGGGTATGAGCACCCGGTTTCCCGCCCCGTCGACTCCGGCCTGTCAGGGGAGGACGCACCGAAAACGCGGGTCGACGGGCGCTTCGGATTCCAGAGCATGACTCACGCGAGGAAGTGGGGCTACCATCCTGCGGGCGGTTTCCCTGACCGTTCGCAGGACTCCGCCGAAACGCAGTCGGACGCCGACAGGTGGTTCGCTCTCACCGGAGCCCGCGACCTCAATTCGGACTTCGGTCCCGGCGGCACAACCCGAGACGGCCACAAGGTACGCAGCCGTGGTTGCGTCGGGGATTCCGTACTGAGGATGACGGGGGCCCGCGACGGCGTCGTGGGGGACAGCGATCTCGCGACCGAGCTGAAATTCCAGACGCTCGCGGATGGACAGAAGGACAAGCGAACCCTCGAAGTGTTCGAGCGCTGGTCGCTCTGTATGCGGGAGCGCGAGTACTCCTACCGCACTCCGCTCGAGGCCCTGAGCGACGCGCGCTGGGCGCAATCCGCGCAACCCTCCAGCGAGGAAACCGACACTGCGGTCGCGGACCAGAAGTGCCGAAGCGAGCACAACGTCGTAGGCGTGTGGTTCGCCGTGGACTACGAATATCAAGAGCGGGCCGTGGAAGCCAATCTGGCCAAGCTCCGCGAAGTGAAGACGCAGTTGACGCGTCAGGTGCGAGCGGCCCACGAGATTCTCGACGAATCGCGGTAGGGCAGTGGGTCGGCAACGAAAGGGCGGGAATGTGAAGAGAAGACTGATCGGTGCTTTCGCGGTGTCGCTGAGCCTCTTCGGCTTGAATGTCGTAGCGACGGACACGGCACAGGCCCAGACGGCTTCGAGCTGCACGGTGGGGGTCAACTGCCCGCCGTACAGCTGCAACGCGGGTGACGTTTGCCTGTACTACAACTCGATCGAGAACGGTCTGAACGGAATTTTCAGGCAGTTCACTCCCATCCCCGACTACCGTGATTCGGCATTCCTGATCTCCAACTACGGAGGCGAGGGAGCCGGTCAGACCGTGAAGAACAACGCCGCCGCGGTGCACAACCGAAAGGACCGGCATTTCGGTGTCTTCTACAACAGCAACTACAGCTGTGCGGTGGCCTGTCAGCAGATCCTTTCGCTGACGCTCAAGAACCTGAACGCGTCCCTGAAGAACAACAACGCTTCGGGTACTTGGTGATCGAGTAAACCCCCGGCGCTCGGTCGGCAAGGGGGAGGCGTGGAATCAGCGTCTCCACCTCGCCGACCGGTCGTGAGCGGCTGTCGCCTGCGATACTCGCTCGCGTGCCTTCCGCAGTCGGGGCTGACGGTCCTGGCAGGCTTCCGCCGCATCGTCCGCGTCCTCGAACCCCACGCGGTTCACGCGCCCGCGTCCGGGTCCTCATGAGCGCCCGGCAACTGGTTGTGTCCCTCGGACCAGTGATTCGTCCACCCGCAGACCCCGCAGGCGTAGCGTCCGTTGACCCCGGACACCTCGGCGCCGCAGCCCCGGCAGTCCGTCGTCGTGATCTCCTGCGCGTTGAGGAACGCCGTCGCGGCGGCAGCGGTGAGCGGGTCCGGAACGGAGGGCGAGGGCTTCCTGGTCACGATCGTGACCCTATCCACCGACTTCCCTTTCCGGCCAGGTGTGGTCAGGCTGTGTCCGGCAGGCTGGAGATCTTCGATGGGGGAGTGGCGGATGGCGGGGACCGGCAGTGGGGTGGCGGGGCTCGATGCGCGGCCTTGGTTCGTCGCGAACGAAGTCCTGGCGTTCCTGTTGGAAATCGCCGCGCTGGCCTTTCTCGGCTGGTGGGGATTCGGTGCGGGCCATGAGGGCGCGCTGCGCGTCCTGCTCGGTGTGGGCACACCCTCGCTCGCGGTCCTCGTGTGGTGGATGTTCGCCGCGCCCCGGGCCCGTTGGCGGCCCCGGCTCGCCCTGGTGCTGGTGGTGAAGGCGCTGGTGCTCGGGGGTGGGGCCGCTGCCCTGTACGCGGTCGGGCACCCCGTCGCGGCGGGCGTCGTGGCCGTTGTGACGGCCGTCAACACCGCGGTGGCCGAGTACTTCCGGGCCTCGCCCTCGGGTGTACGGTCGCCGAATCTGCCCTGATTCAGAGCCCGGCAGGGACTCGCGACCGTCCGTCCCCTCACCTTGTCAGCCCGCCGACCACGCCTGTATAACGTTGTAAAATTGACGTGAAGGGATTGCCGTGCGGGTCAGCCTCAAGGATGTCGCCGCGCACGCTGGGGTCTCGATCAAGACCGTCTCCAACGTGGTGAACAACTATCAGCACGTCACGCCGGCCATGCGCGAGCGCGTTCAGCGATCGATCGACGCGCTCGGCTACCGGCCCAACCTCGCCGCCCGGCACCTGCGCAAGGGGCGCACGGGCATCATCGCGCTCGCCCTGCCCGAACTGGGCAACCCCTACTTCGCCGAACTCGCGGCCACCGTCATCGACGCCGCCGCCGCGCATGACTACATCGTGCTGCTGGACCACACCGGCGGCCGCCGCGAGCAGGAGATCCTGGTCAGTCAGGGTTTCCGGGCCAGGGTCATCGACGGACTCATCCTCAGCCCGATCGAGCTGGAGACCGAGGATCTGCGCGACCAGTCGGAGAACGTCCCCCTCGTGCTGCTCGGCGAACGGGACTACGCCCTGCCGTACGACCACATCGCCATCGACAACGTCGCCGCGGCCCGCGCCGCGGTACGGCACCTGATCGACCTCGGTCGGCGGGAGGTGGCGTTCATCGGCGCGCGGCGCGGCCGCAGTGAGCCCGCCCAACTGCGCGTACGGGGCTGGCGCGAGGAGCTCACCGCAGCCGGACTGCCCGCCGACGACGGGCTGGTCGCCGCCACCGACGGGTGGGGGCACGCGGACGGCGCCGCCGCCATGGCGCGCATCCTGGAATCCGGACGGCGCCCCGACGCGGTCTTCGCCTACAACGACCCGATGGCCATCGGCGCCATGCGCGTCCTGCACGAACGAGGGCTCCGCGTGCCCGACGACATCGCGATCGTCGGGTTCGACGACGTGGTCGAGGGGCGGTTCGGCGCGGTGACGCTCACCTCCGTGTCGCCGGACAAGGAAGCCATCGGCCGGCTCGCGGTCGAGTCGGTGCTGGCCCGGCTCGGTGGCGGTGACGCGCCCGAACCGCGCCGGGTATGGGCGGACTACCGCCTGGTGCAGCGGGAGAGCACGCTGGGGCGCGGTGCGCCGCACCGCGACGGCCAGGGCTGATCCGCCCGCCGGTCGCCAACTCCCCGCACTCCCGAACGCCTCCCAAGTCCCCTTGGTGCACAGGGGGTTTACAGCATCCTTCCAACGATGTAAAAACCTCTGTGCGGCAGGTCGAACGGCCTTTCCCGCCAGGGAGAAGCGCCAATCCGCTCGTTCACCACCACCTCAACTCCCTTCAGCGTCGCCCGGATCGGGGTCACCATGCAGCGCACCACGCACCGTCGTCGCCCACTCGCCCACCCCGTGGTCGTCTCCCTGGCCGCCGCGGTGGCCTTGACCGCCACCTCCTGCGCGAAGTCGGAGGACGACGCGTCGAGCGGCACCTCCTCCGCGACCGCCGCAGGCGCCGAACAGAAGGTCGCCTCGCCCGCACCGGGCGGCAAGACCTGCACCATCGAGGCGTACGGCGCCGAGAAGCTCGACCTCAAGAACGCCACCGTCGGCTTCTCCCAGTCCGAGAAGGAGGCCAACCCGTTCCGTATCGCCGAGACGCAGTCCATCAAGGACGAAGCGGACAAGCGCGGGGTCAAACTGCTCACGGCCAACGCCCAGTCGCAGTTCTCCAAGCAGATCAGCGATGTCCAGGACCTGCTGGCCAAGGGGGCCGACCTGCTGGTCATCGCCCCGCTGAACTCCGACGGCTGGGACCCGGTCCTGCAGGCGGCGGCCGCCAAGAAGGTCCCCATCGTCACCATCGACCGCAAGATCAACGCCACGGCCTGCAAGGACTATGTCTCCTTCATCGCCTCCGACTTCGTCGAGCAGGGGCGGCGCGCCGCCGACCAGATGATCGAGGCGACCGGCGCCAAGGGCGAGGTGGCGATCCTGCTCGGCGCCGCGGGCAACAACGTGACCACCGAGCGCACCAAGGGCTTCAAGGACCGCATCGCGGAGAAGGCCCCCGAGCTGAAGGTCGTGTTCGAGCAGACCGGAGACTTCGCCCGCGAGAAGGGCCAGCAGGTTACCGAGCAGCTCATCCAGTCCAAGCCCGGGATCAAGGGCATCTACGCCGAGAACGACGAGATGGGCCTCGGTGCCGTCGCCGCGCTGAAGGGCGCCGGGAAGAAGGCCGGCGACGTCAAGATCGTCACGGTCGACGGCACCCGCAACGCCGTCCAGGGCATCGTGGACGGCTGGATCAGCGGGGTCATCGAGTCCAACCCCCGCTTCGGCCCGCTGGCCTTCCAGACCCTCGACACCTTTACCCAGGGTGAGGAAGTCGCCCAGGACATCGTTATCGAGGACGGTGCCTACGGCGCGGACAACGCGAAGAGTGATCTCGGCAAGGCGTACTGACATGCCCGCCGAAGTCCTCGCCGTCCGCGGACTGAGCAAGACCTTCCCCGGCGTCCGGGCCCTGGACGGCGTGGACCTCACCCTGCACGCCGGTGAGGTCCACGCCCTGATCGGCGAGAACGGCGCCGGCAAGTCGACGCTCATCAAACTGCTCACCGGCGTGTACCGGCCGGACGCCGGACAGATCGTCTTCCAGGACCGCGAAGTCGCCTTCGCCACCCCGCTGGAGGCGCAGAAGGCGGGGATCTCCACCATCTACCAGGAGGTCAACCTCATCCCGCTGCTCAGCGTGGCCCGCAACCTCTTCCTGGGCCGCGAACCGCGCAACCGGTTCGGCGTGCTGGACATCGCCCGGATGAACCGGGAGGCAGAGGAGACACTGCGCACCTACGGAGTCCGGGTCGACGTCCGAAGGCCCTTGCGCAGCCTGGGAGTCGGCGCCCAGCAGATGGTCGCCCTGGCCCGCGCCGTCGCCACCGAGGCGCGGATCGTCATCATGGACGAACCGACCTCCTCGCTGGAACCACGCGAGGTGGAGACCCTCTTCACGGTGATCCGACGGCTGCGCGACGAGGGCATCGCCGTCGTCTACGTCAGCCACCGCCTGGACGAACTTTACGCCGTGTGCGACACCGTCACCGTGCTGCGCGACGGGCGGCGCGTCCACCACGGCGCGCTGGCTCAACTCGACCGCCTCTCGCTGGTGTCGACGATGCTCGGCCGGGATCTGGGCGAGGTCCGCGAGGAGGGCCTGACCAAGTTCACCGGCGACCATGGCGCCACCGATGCCGAACCAGTCCTGCGCGCCGCAGAGTTGACGGTTCCGCACCAGCTGCACGGGGTCTCGGTGAGCATCCGTCCCGGTGAGGTCGTCGGCCTGGGCGGGCTGCTCGGCTCCGGCCGCACCGAGACGGCGAAGGCCATCGCCGGTGCCCTCCCGGTGAGT
Encoded proteins:
- a CDS encoding peptidase inhibitor family I36 protein, giving the protein MKRRLIGAFAVSLSLFGLNVVATDTAQAQTASSCTVGVNCPPYSCNAGDVCLYYNSIENGLNGIFRQFTPIPDYRDSAFLISNYGGEGAGQTVKNNAAAVHNRKDRHFGVFYNSNYSCAVACQQILSLTLKNLNASLKNNNASGTW
- a CDS encoding YrdB family protein — protein: MAGTGSGVAGLDARPWFVANEVLAFLLEIAALAFLGWWGFGAGHEGALRVLLGVGTPSLAVLVWWMFAAPRARWRPRLALVLVVKALVLGGGAAALYAVGHPVAAGVVAVVTAVNTAVAEYFRASPSGVRSPNLP
- a CDS encoding LacI family DNA-binding transcriptional regulator — encoded protein: MRVSLKDVAAHAGVSIKTVSNVVNNYQHVTPAMRERVQRSIDALGYRPNLAARHLRKGRTGIIALALPELGNPYFAELAATVIDAAAAHDYIVLLDHTGGRREQEILVSQGFRARVIDGLILSPIELETEDLRDQSENVPLVLLGERDYALPYDHIAIDNVAAARAAVRHLIDLGRREVAFIGARRGRSEPAQLRVRGWREELTAAGLPADDGLVAATDGWGHADGAAAMARILESGRRPDAVFAYNDPMAIGAMRVLHERGLRVPDDIAIVGFDDVVEGRFGAVTLTSVSPDKEAIGRLAVESVLARLGGGDAPEPRRVWADYRLVQRESTLGRGAPHRDGQG
- a CDS encoding ABC transporter substrate-binding protein produces the protein MQRTTHRRRPLAHPVVVSLAAAVALTATSCAKSEDDASSGTSSATAAGAEQKVASPAPGGKTCTIEAYGAEKLDLKNATVGFSQSEKEANPFRIAETQSIKDEADKRGVKLLTANAQSQFSKQISDVQDLLAKGADLLVIAPLNSDGWDPVLQAAAAKKVPIVTIDRKINATACKDYVSFIASDFVEQGRRAADQMIEATGAKGEVAILLGAAGNNVTTERTKGFKDRIAEKAPELKVVFEQTGDFAREKGQQVTEQLIQSKPGIKGIYAENDEMGLGAVAALKGAGKKAGDVKIVTVDGTRNAVQGIVDGWISGVIESNPRFGPLAFQTLDTFTQGEEVAQDIVIEDGAYGADNAKSDLGKAY
- a CDS encoding sugar ABC transporter ATP-binding protein, with product MPAEVLAVRGLSKTFPGVRALDGVDLTLHAGEVHALIGENGAGKSTLIKLLTGVYRPDAGQIVFQDREVAFATPLEAQKAGISTIYQEVNLIPLLSVARNLFLGREPRNRFGVLDIARMNREAEETLRTYGVRVDVRRPLRSLGVGAQQMVALARAVATEARIVIMDEPTSSLEPREVETLFTVIRRLRDEGIAVVYVSHRLDELYAVCDTVTVLRDGRRVHHGALAQLDRLSLVSTMLGRDLGEVREEGLTKFTGDHGATDAEPVLRAAELTVPHQLHGVSVSIRPGEVVGLGGLLGSGRTETAKAIAGALPVSSGTVTVAGVPLRAGSTPAAIRAGISLLPEDRKSEGIVPGLSVRENIALAVLPRLSRFGLVSEARVDAIVDTFIERLRIKASSPRQKVGELSGGNQQKVLLARWLAMHPKVLLLDEPTRGIDVGAKAEVQKLVDELAADGLGVLLISSDLEELIEGSDRVVVLKDGAVVGELSGDDVTEERLMRAIAGNDVREGATADG